In Prosthecochloris sp. GSB1, the following proteins share a genomic window:
- a CDS encoding murein hydrolase activator EnvC family protein, whose translation MPFFLLLSALVMVPRSGAFGSEEIDRILRERKKLEQDLGSLKKQLREYQGKLKKAKKEESQSLEALKNYNRQMKLLEEMIAKNNARLKSQDEEIRLLKGQLEDNRSRYDRIAEDFRKIAVAVYKNGSKKDMELLFAATSLNQAIVRSQYIGLFSQAVLKTVHDLKDAARRLQQDRMALEESYRRRAGAIKEQRSQVRDFSKKKKEKEIVLTELKKNKKEFTGQIQANQKKLRNLQAKIEELIRAEQVAIEKERERQRLEAEKRRLAGQAPLPDASEADLARISADFDKALGILPWPVDNGVVVRKFGTNRDPDLNIVTTSNGIDISVPGGSPVRAVSGGKIAQIAYLPTYGNIVIVRHAKSYLTVYANLAKISVAKGDEVTSREVIGSSGPMPEGGSLVHFEIWRGKVKQDPLKWLKK comes from the coding sequence GTGCCTTTTTTTCTCTTGCTTTCCGCGCTGGTTATGGTTCCCCGCTCCGGTGCGTTCGGCAGCGAGGAGATAGACCGGATTCTCAGGGAGCGCAAGAAGCTCGAACAGGATCTCGGTAGCCTGAAAAAGCAGCTTCGGGAGTACCAGGGCAAGCTGAAAAAGGCTAAGAAAGAAGAGTCGCAATCGCTCGAAGCGCTCAAGAACTACAACCGGCAGATGAAACTGCTGGAGGAGATGATCGCCAAGAACAACGCCCGGCTCAAGAGCCAGGACGAGGAAATACGGTTGCTCAAGGGGCAGCTCGAGGACAACCGGAGCCGCTATGACCGCATCGCGGAGGATTTCCGCAAGATCGCCGTGGCGGTGTACAAGAACGGATCGAAGAAGGACATGGAGCTTCTTTTCGCCGCGACATCGCTGAACCAGGCCATCGTCCGTTCGCAATATATCGGGTTATTCAGCCAGGCCGTCTTGAAAACGGTGCACGATCTCAAGGATGCTGCCAGGCGTTTGCAGCAAGACAGGATGGCTCTCGAGGAGAGCTATCGGAGAAGGGCCGGGGCGATAAAGGAACAGCGCAGCCAGGTGCGGGATTTCTCGAAAAAGAAGAAGGAAAAAGAGATCGTGCTCACCGAGCTGAAGAAAAACAAGAAGGAGTTCACGGGGCAGATCCAGGCGAACCAGAAGAAGCTTCGCAACCTGCAGGCTAAGATCGAGGAGTTGATTCGCGCCGAGCAGGTCGCCATCGAGAAGGAACGCGAGCGGCAGCGCCTGGAGGCAGAAAAACGCCGGCTTGCGGGCCAGGCTCCCCTTCCCGATGCTTCTGAAGCCGATCTTGCCAGAATTTCCGCCGATTTCGACAAAGCGCTGGGAATCCTGCCCTGGCCGGTGGATAACGGTGTCGTCGTGAGGAAATTTGGCACCAATCGCGATCCCGACCTGAACATCGTCACGACCAGCAACGGCATCGATATCTCCGTACCCGGAGGGTCGCCGGTTCGCGCGGTCTCGGGCGGGAAAATCGCGCAGATAGCCTATCTTCCCACCTACGGCAACATCGTTATCGTCCGTCACGCGAAGTCGTACCTGACCGTTTACGCCAATCTCGCGAAAATCAGCGTTGCAAAGGGCGACGAGGTGACGAGCAGGGAGGTCATCGGCTCGTCGGGGCCGATGCCGGAAGGAGGTTCTCTCGTTCACTTCGAGATATGGCGGGGCAAGGTCAAGCAGGACCCTCTGAAGTGGCTCAAGAAATAA
- the murA gene encoding UDP-N-acetylglucosamine 1-carboxyvinyltransferase: protein MDKLVIRGGTKLGGTVHASGSKNAALPLMAAALLPENGRSTLRRIPDLKDIRTFSMLLEQLGAAVDANGGVFSINAENIRSVRAPYELVKQMRASIYVLGPLLARFGHASVSLPGGCAFGPRPIDLHLMAMEKLGATIAIDKGYIEASVGPGGLKGGDIEFPISTVGATGNALMAAVLADGVTTIKNASLEPEIVALCDFLETMGAEIEGAGTPSLRITGVKRLHAAEFSNIFDRIEAATLLTAGAITGGEVCVTAVDPAHLTAVLRAFEQTGCEIVTDTESVTLRSPEVLRRTDIIANPYPLFPTDMQAQWIALMTQAEGTSEIIDKVYHERFKHIPELNRLGAHIEINDNEATIHGPRKLTGTTVMSTDLRASACLVLAGLVAEGETEVLRIYHLDRGYEQIEKKLSGLGADIKRRQYQEFA from the coding sequence ATGGACAAACTCGTCATCCGAGGCGGAACAAAACTGGGCGGAACCGTGCACGCGTCGGGATCGAAAAACGCAGCGCTTCCGCTCATGGCGGCGGCCCTGCTCCCTGAAAACGGCCGAAGCACGCTTCGGCGCATACCCGACCTCAAGGACATCAGGACATTCAGCATGCTCCTCGAACAGCTCGGCGCGGCCGTCGATGCCAACGGCGGTGTTTTTTCGATAAACGCGGAAAACATCCGGAGCGTCAGGGCCCCTTACGAGCTTGTCAAGCAGATGCGGGCGTCCATCTACGTACTCGGCCCGCTGCTCGCCCGCTTCGGCCACGCGAGCGTCTCCCTGCCCGGCGGGTGCGCCTTCGGCCCGAGGCCTATCGACCTCCACCTCATGGCAATGGAAAAACTGGGAGCGACGATCGCGATAGACAAAGGATACATCGAGGCCAGCGTGGGCCCTGGAGGACTGAAGGGCGGCGACATAGAATTCCCGATCTCGACAGTTGGGGCGACGGGCAACGCCCTCATGGCCGCCGTGCTGGCAGATGGCGTCACGACGATCAAGAATGCGTCCCTCGAGCCGGAAATCGTCGCCCTTTGCGACTTTCTCGAAACGATGGGCGCCGAAATAGAGGGCGCGGGCACCCCGTCGCTGAGGATCACCGGCGTGAAACGTCTGCATGCAGCCGAATTTTCAAACATCTTCGACCGGATAGAGGCGGCGACGCTCCTGACCGCCGGGGCCATCACCGGCGGCGAGGTCTGCGTCACGGCCGTCGACCCGGCGCATCTCACGGCGGTCCTGAGGGCATTCGAACAGACAGGCTGCGAGATCGTCACCGATACCGAAAGCGTGACTCTGAGAAGTCCGGAAGTCCTTCGGCGCACGGACATCATCGCCAATCCCTATCCCCTCTTTCCGACCGACATGCAGGCGCAATGGATCGCGCTCATGACGCAGGCCGAAGGCACCAGTGAAATCATCGACAAGGTTTACCACGAACGGTTCAAACACATCCCTGAACTCAACCGCCTCGGCGCGCATATCGAGATCAACGACAACGAGGCGACGATTCACGGACCGAGAAAACTGACCGGAACGACCGTCATGTCCACGGACCTCAGGGCATCGGCCTGCCTTGTGCTTGCCGGGCTGGTGGCCGAAGGGGAAACCGAAGTGCTGCGCATCTATCACCTCGACCGGGGATACGAACAGATCGAGAAAAAACTGAGCGGTCTCGGCGCGGACATCAAGCGGAGACAGTACCAGGAATTTGCATAA
- a CDS encoding TolC family outer membrane protein has translation MRMTLAGILVVALFLPAFAKAAPLDLMDAWEQALAWDPWLRVSRADNAMQQEEARKAKAGLLPSVSAQGSAARKRTSQSGSGFDPRYYNALSGGVILRQPLLNLERHAAYRQAKAVGAKSDHMLEKETSRLMILTTEAYFNVLYAEGSLGLVAARTEAAQAKLAQAEKALQNGLGTVTAVDFARADHDKALAEDLSARNALEFSRRELERITGVYSEKLLHLNPKTVALQTPEPPDVQQWIAQALQRSHDLGMARDEVEIARQGLRKSSAAGLPTLDLVAARSYSDSETDYTINRVYDTWSLALQLKVPIYNGGYASASVRQARAGQTKAKEEYRMHERQVVSDVRKYHGEVRNAIMHVRALGQAVISSETLLKSMEKGMKNGLSSSVDVLDAKHKLLSARQELMKACYQYVLNWLMLKETAGTISEDDIRKVDEWLTGAPGKGGVVE, from the coding sequence ATGAGAATGACCCTTGCCGGAATCCTCGTCGTCGCCCTGTTTTTGCCCGCTTTCGCGAAGGCGGCTCCGCTTGACCTCATGGACGCTTGGGAGCAAGCCCTGGCCTGGGACCCCTGGCTTCGTGTGTCGAGGGCGGACAACGCCATGCAGCAGGAGGAAGCCCGAAAAGCAAAAGCGGGGCTTCTTCCCAGCGTATCGGCGCAGGGTTCTGCGGCGCGCAAACGTACAAGCCAGAGCGGAAGTGGCTTCGATCCCCGTTACTACAATGCGCTTTCAGGCGGTGTAATCCTTCGTCAGCCGCTTCTCAACCTTGAGAGGCACGCCGCATATCGGCAGGCGAAGGCGGTAGGCGCAAAAAGCGATCATATGCTCGAAAAGGAAACTTCACGGTTGATGATCCTGACGACGGAAGCCTACTTCAATGTTCTCTACGCTGAAGGGAGCCTTGGTCTCGTCGCAGCAAGAACGGAGGCGGCGCAAGCGAAACTGGCGCAGGCCGAAAAGGCATTGCAGAACGGTCTCGGTACGGTGACCGCTGTCGATTTCGCCAGAGCCGATCACGACAAGGCTCTTGCCGAAGACCTTTCGGCGCGAAACGCTCTGGAATTCAGCCGACGGGAACTCGAGCGGATAACAGGGGTTTATTCGGAAAAGCTCCTTCATCTGAACCCGAAAACCGTTGCATTGCAGACTCCCGAGCCACCGGATGTTCAACAATGGATTGCCCAGGCTTTGCAGCGGAGTCACGATCTCGGCATGGCTCGCGATGAAGTGGAAATTGCCCGGCAGGGACTGAGAAAAAGCAGCGCTGCGGGATTGCCGACACTCGATCTCGTTGCCGCAAGAAGCTACTCCGACAGCGAGACCGATTACACGATCAATCGGGTCTACGACACCTGGTCGCTTGCTCTCCAGTTAAAGGTTCCCATCTATAACGGCGGGTATGCCAGTGCCTCTGTTCGGCAGGCAAGAGCCGGGCAGACCAAGGCCAAGGAAGAATACCGCATGCATGAACGGCAGGTGGTCTCCGATGTGAGGAAATACCACGGAGAAGTTCGCAATGCGATAATGCATGTGCGAGCTCTCGGGCAGGCCGTCATATCCTCTGAGACACTGCTGAAAAGCATGGAGAAAGGGATGAAAAACGGATTATCTTCCTCCGTCGATGTTCTTGACGCAAAACATAAACTTCTGTCGGCGCGGCAGGAGTTGATGAAGGCTTGCTATCAGTACGTGCTCAACTGGCTTATGTTGAAAGAGACGGCAGGAACAATCTCAGAAGACGATATCCGCAAGGTCGACGAGTGGCTGACTGGAGCACCAGGAAAGGGAGGTGTTGTTGAATAG
- a CDS encoding HlyD family efflux transporter periplasmic adaptor subunit, which produces MNVHAQADLATTGPGGRKNTPPATSDHKSASIRIGIIVLLLGFGGFMLWAALAPLDEGVPCEGTVTISTRSKVVQHLHGGIVHEVHVREGQMVEKNDTLITLADQETLARYREVYQRYLGLRATESRLLAEKAGRNSFAFHPDLVTAPDSVLALEIMETQRELFLRRRTMLLTLKERLRGVRAMVAEGYAPRYQQLELEEKLAEMESRRALEMAEVQVAVDAWAEKAAALSEEVERTAIRSPAAGQVVGLQVQTVGGVISPAQKIMDVVPLDERLLIDVRIAPHLIDRVHVGLPADVRFTSFARSPMLVVEGMIESISRDLLTDPDLNPGMPGATYYLARVSLSPEGKESLGDRELQAGMPVQVVIKTGERTLLTYLLHPLVKRMSASLKEE; this is translated from the coding sequence ATGAACGTACATGCACAGGCGGATCTTGCAACGACCGGCCCGGGAGGTCGGAAAAACACCCCTCCAGCAACGTCCGATCACAAATCAGCTTCCATCCGTATCGGCATAATCGTGCTGTTGCTCGGGTTCGGCGGTTTCATGCTTTGGGCGGCTTTGGCGCCTCTTGACGAGGGCGTCCCCTGTGAGGGGACCGTCACCATTTCAACCCGGAGCAAGGTAGTGCAGCACCTGCATGGAGGAATCGTGCATGAGGTCCATGTTCGCGAAGGTCAGATGGTGGAAAAGAATGATACCCTGATTACCCTTGCCGATCAGGAAACGCTTGCCCGATACCGGGAAGTCTATCAGCGTTACCTCGGGCTTCGCGCAACTGAAAGCCGCCTTTTGGCCGAAAAGGCAGGGCGTAATTCCTTCGCATTTCACCCTGATCTCGTTACCGCTCCCGATAGCGTACTTGCGCTCGAGATAATGGAAACCCAACGGGAGCTTTTTCTTCGCCGCCGGACGATGCTGCTGACCCTGAAGGAGCGCCTTCGAGGTGTGCGCGCAATGGTGGCCGAAGGCTATGCGCCCCGATATCAGCAACTGGAACTGGAAGAGAAACTTGCGGAAATGGAATCCCGTCGCGCTCTCGAAATGGCGGAGGTGCAGGTTGCCGTGGACGCTTGGGCGGAGAAAGCGGCGGCGTTGTCGGAAGAAGTGGAGCGTACGGCGATCCGCTCTCCGGCAGCGGGTCAGGTCGTGGGCCTCCAGGTGCAGACTGTCGGGGGCGTGATATCGCCGGCTCAGAAAATCATGGATGTCGTGCCGCTTGACGAGCGCTTGCTTATAGACGTGCGCATCGCGCCGCACCTGATCGATCGGGTGCATGTCGGACTACCGGCAGACGTTCGCTTCACGTCCTTTGCCCGTTCGCCCATGCTGGTGGTCGAGGGAATGATCGAATCGATCTCCCGTGATCTGCTCACGGACCCCGATCTTAATCCCGGGATGCCTGGGGCAACCTACTATCTTGCCCGCGTTTCGCTCTCTCCCGAAGGAAAAGAATCGCTCGGAGACAGGGAGCTTCAGGCCGGGATGCCGGTTCAGGTTGTCATCAAAACGGGCGAACGTACATTGCTGACCTATCTCCTGCATCCGCTCGTCAAAAGGATGTCGGCTTCACTGAAAGAGGAGTAG
- a CDS encoding type I secretion system permease/ATPase, which translates to MRGEEPRKTTLGNLLSGFWKEFVRAGALSFIANLLMLTPTVYMLQVYDRVLLSRNELTLLVVTVIMVMLFGVLTLAEWLRSRLLVRIGVRLDELLGSLLFRVGFAAFLRKAQRTAVQSFTDLLNIRQFLTGSGVIAFFDLPWTPVYLVVMFFLHPLIGLLGAGFAMIQIAAVWLGHAVTKKSVEKAAEASVETGTYLQGKIRNIESIHAMGMTLPLRAQWSERHRRALDEDSDSHHRQQANQSVTRFIRYAMQSFTLAAGALLVINGEASVGAMIAGNVLMSRALSPLDMIVSTWKQVVRARDGFLRLENLLGGFAPHEQGGQSLESREIRGEIRVDGLSASAGDGSIPILHGLEVTFGPGELVVMVGPSGSGKSTFVRCLTGTWPETTGSVLIDGCSLQQWDRDVLGPRLGYVPQDVELFEGTLAENIARFLDIDSGKVIAAARLAGIHEMILRFPKGYDTPIGVDGGMLSGGQRQRVALARAFYGDPSVIILDEPNANLDDTGELALGAALRRMVDAGKTVLLVTHRPAILALADRIVMMQEGRIVRDGPRDEVLPAVQPGKAAVPATETKQ; encoded by the coding sequence ATGAGGGGCGAAGAACCGCGAAAAACAACGCTTGGTAACCTTCTTTCCGGTTTCTGGAAAGAGTTTGTCCGCGCAGGGGCTTTAAGTTTCATCGCAAACCTGCTGATGTTGACCCCCACGGTGTACATGCTCCAGGTTTACGACAGGGTTCTCCTGAGCCGCAATGAACTTACCTTGCTGGTTGTGACGGTTATCATGGTTATGCTTTTCGGCGTGCTGACACTCGCGGAATGGCTGCGTTCCCGATTGCTGGTGCGCATCGGCGTCCGGCTTGACGAACTGCTCGGATCCCTTTTGTTCCGCGTCGGTTTTGCAGCCTTTCTCAGAAAAGCGCAGCGCACGGCTGTCCAGTCCTTTACCGACCTGCTCAACATTCGCCAGTTTCTTACCGGTTCAGGCGTGATAGCTTTCTTCGATCTGCCATGGACGCCGGTTTATCTCGTCGTGATGTTTTTCCTGCATCCGTTGATTGGCCTGCTTGGCGCAGGATTCGCCATGATTCAGATCGCGGCGGTCTGGCTGGGGCATGCGGTAACGAAAAAAAGCGTGGAAAAAGCGGCCGAGGCCTCGGTGGAAACCGGAACCTACCTGCAGGGCAAGATTCGCAATATCGAGTCGATACATGCCATGGGTATGACGCTTCCCTTGCGGGCACAGTGGAGCGAACGGCACCGGCGTGCGCTCGATGAGGATTCAGATTCGCACCATCGGCAGCAGGCGAACCAGTCCGTAACGCGGTTTATCCGTTACGCCATGCAGTCTTTCACGCTTGCGGCCGGCGCGCTGTTGGTGATCAACGGCGAGGCAAGCGTCGGCGCTATGATCGCGGGCAATGTACTCATGTCGCGCGCGCTCTCGCCGCTCGACATGATCGTGTCCACCTGGAAACAGGTTGTTAGGGCAAGGGACGGCTTTCTGCGGCTGGAGAACCTGCTCGGCGGTTTCGCGCCGCATGAACAGGGCGGGCAGTCGCTGGAGTCGCGGGAGATAAGGGGAGAAATCAGGGTCGACGGGCTTTCTGCGTCGGCAGGCGACGGCTCAATACCGATCCTTCACGGCCTCGAAGTAACGTTTGGTCCTGGGGAACTTGTCGTAATGGTTGGCCCTTCCGGTTCTGGCAAATCGACATTCGTTCGCTGTCTTACGGGCACCTGGCCGGAGACGACGGGATCGGTGCTCATTGACGGCTGTTCTTTACAGCAATGGGATCGCGACGTGCTCGGTCCTCGCCTTGGCTATGTGCCGCAGGATGTTGAACTCTTCGAGGGCACCTTAGCGGAAAATATCGCCCGTTTTCTGGATATCGACTCAGGGAAGGTGATCGCCGCAGCGAGACTGGCCGGCATTCACGAAATGATACTGCGCTTCCCGAAAGGTTACGATACTCCGATAGGCGTCGATGGTGGCATGCTTTCCGGCGGCCAGCGTCAGCGGGTCGCCCTTGCCCGGGCATTTTACGGTGATCCTTCCGTCATTATCCTCGACGAGCCAAACGCGAATCTCGACGATACGGGCGAACTGGCACTTGGCGCCGCGTTGCGCCGGATGGTGGATGCGGGAAAGACGGTGTTGCTGGTCACGCATCGACCGGCGATTCTTGCTCTTGCCGACCGCATCGTGATGATGCAGGAAGGTCGTATCGTCAGGGACGGCCCCCGGGATGAAGTCTTGCCGGCCGTGCAGCCGGGAAAGGCGGCCGTTCCTGCAACAGAAACGAAACAGTGA
- a CDS encoding type I secretion system permease/ATPase: MTQSRSKPPEDRGDFLSPVFPYVLRVVFISVFTGILVLAPSLYMLEVYDRVVNSRSMTTLAMLTILVVGCYVVLEILEWVRSRHMHEGALGLDEEIRNRVFHALFAARLQGTPVGGIQPMNDLRTIREFLPSAPLLSLIDVPIALLVLVLLFLIDPLLGWFAAVAVFVQVAIGWVNGRKTCKPLSEANRNAVQARQYADMVVGNAQVIEAMGMLPGIERRWREKQEQFLRNQAVASDYAGTSAAFSKMVQLLTGSMLLGLGGLLALQGYIGGSLMIVGSILGGRLLSPLVKVITGWRQIEAAHEAYRRLAQLLAAFPVPEKSMPLPVPEGRLDVENVVATPPGSSMQVLRGVSFSIDPGSSVAIVGPSAAGKTCLTRVLTGIWPCLQGNVRLDGVDIFSWRKEELGPHVGYLPQDVELFEGSIAENVSRFGDSRMDKVAEACRMAGLESFIESLPGKYDTAIGAGGAFLSGGQRQRVGLARAIYGSPRFIVLDEPDASLDSEGDAALLRVIRRLKKAGSTVVVVTQRKQLLAELDSMLILVNGRVHAFGSRDEVLASLKPKPEPVLPASSVVSISGKGGR; the protein is encoded by the coding sequence GTGACGCAGTCGCGTTCCAAACCTCCGGAAGACCGGGGTGATTTTTTGTCCCCGGTTTTTCCCTATGTCCTCAGGGTCGTTTTCATCAGTGTCTTTACCGGCATCCTGGTACTGGCTCCGAGCCTCTACATGCTCGAAGTCTATGATCGCGTGGTCAACAGCCGGAGCATGACGACCCTGGCGATGCTTACTATTCTGGTGGTGGGGTGTTATGTCGTGCTCGAGATTCTGGAATGGGTCAGGAGCCGTCATATGCACGAAGGAGCCCTGGGGTTGGATGAGGAGATTCGGAACAGGGTCTTTCATGCTCTCTTTGCCGCTCGGTTGCAGGGGACGCCGGTCGGCGGTATCCAGCCGATGAACGATCTCAGGACCATCAGGGAGTTCCTGCCCTCTGCGCCGCTGCTTTCGCTGATCGACGTGCCGATCGCTCTGCTTGTGCTTGTGCTTCTGTTTCTCATCGACCCTTTGCTCGGCTGGTTCGCCGCGGTCGCCGTTTTCGTACAGGTGGCCATAGGCTGGGTGAACGGCCGCAAGACCTGCAAGCCCTTAAGTGAAGCGAACCGGAATGCAGTGCAGGCTCGTCAGTATGCTGACATGGTGGTAGGCAATGCCCAGGTGATTGAAGCGATGGGCATGTTGCCGGGGATCGAGCGGCGTTGGCGAGAGAAGCAGGAGCAGTTCCTTCGAAATCAGGCCGTTGCCTCCGATTATGCCGGAACCAGCGCGGCATTCTCGAAGATGGTGCAGTTGTTGACCGGTTCCATGCTGCTCGGACTTGGCGGTTTGCTCGCCCTGCAAGGGTATATCGGCGGTTCGTTGATGATTGTGGGTTCCATTCTCGGTGGCAGGCTGCTTTCGCCTCTCGTGAAGGTCATTACCGGTTGGCGGCAGATCGAAGCCGCTCACGAAGCGTACCGGCGTCTTGCGCAGCTTCTCGCGGCGTTTCCCGTTCCGGAAAAAAGCATGCCGCTTCCGGTTCCCGAGGGCAGGCTCGATGTCGAAAACGTCGTTGCCACTCCACCAGGCAGCAGCATGCAGGTGCTCAGAGGCGTCAGCTTTTCGATCGATCCCGGCAGTTCTGTGGCGATCGTCGGACCATCCGCAGCCGGAAAGACATGTCTCACGCGTGTTTTGACCGGTATCTGGCCTTGCCTGCAGGGAAACGTTCGACTCGATGGGGTCGATATCTTTTCCTGGCGTAAGGAAGAACTGGGGCCTCATGTCGGCTACCTGCCGCAGGATGTAGAACTGTTCGAAGGCTCCATTGCGGAGAATGTCTCGCGTTTCGGCGATAGCAGGATGGACAAGGTTGCCGAAGCCTGCCGCATGGCCGGTCTTGAATCATTCATCGAATCTCTTCCCGGGAAGTACGATACCGCGATCGGTGCCGGAGGAGCGTTTCTTTCTGGTGGCCAGCGTCAGCGCGTCGGTCTCGCACGGGCGATTTACGGTTCGCCTCGCTTTATCGTGCTTGACGAACCCGATGCCAGTCTCGACAGTGAAGGCGATGCAGCCCTGCTGCGCGTGATCCGGCGCCTCAAGAAGGCCGGAAGCACCGTGGTGGTCGTAACCCAGCGCAAGCAACTGCTTGCGGAGCTCGATTCTATGCTGATCCTCGTCAACGGTCGGGTGCATGCATTCGGTTCCCGTGACGAAGTGCTTGCGAGTTTGAAGCCCAAACCAGAGCCTGTTTTACCGGCTTCTTCCGTGGTATCGATTTCAGGCAAAGGAGGGCGCTGA
- a CDS encoding DUF6447 family protein gives MTDARTTGRPVRVKVNDVEYNLADFSPEAREQLANLRYAESEIKRMQAQLAIVQTARNAYRQALLARMKEDGMLS, from the coding sequence ATGACCGACGCACGGACGACCGGCAGACCCGTCAGGGTCAAAGTCAACGATGTCGAGTATAACCTTGCAGATTTTTCTCCCGAGGCAAGGGAACAACTCGCAAATCTTCGCTATGCGGAAAGCGAAATCAAGCGCATGCAGGCGCAGCTCGCGATCGTCCAGACTGCCCGCAACGCCTACCGGCAGGCGCTTCTTGCTCGAATGAAAGAGGATGGCATGCTCTCATGA
- a CDS encoding alkaline phosphatase gives MRKNIQHKLEDYFLRERYLPEESQEFLKDSAEYAVPATDSASAGTAIATGYKTDAGNISWASGDPENGELTTIAETLRSEEGFAIGVVSTVPFSHATPAVFVSHDVNRGNKYDIAHEILFETQPDVVIGSGYENSYFARTKTVDENGNDYNDDYDSFVNGTDGTDYVFVQRDEDLDGGDLLMEAANSVDLQAGEKLFGLFGTSGGNFEYYDVDDNPGSPSITRDGDGDGVDEDPTLAEATIAALTVLDQDEDGFFVMIEQGDIDWNNHANDYENMIGSVYDLDQAVRVVEAYVDIEGDDMDWSNTLVIVTSDHSNSYMRTNEELGIGDLPSQEGSPYDFTYPNGEVTYGTTGHTNELVTLQARGAGAELFEEYAGSWYEGTSIVDNTQIYDVMLRAAQEEGVEHVILFIGDGMNVEHEMAASRYLYGDDQSLAWDDWGTEEIGGYAGYSSTWDINTYNRYADEVGAEAYHPVTFNPLVGYNPKRGGEVPYPLESDSFFGHRRGQTIIGSKNDEQLIGDENDNRILGLKGDDVLNGGLGADRLRGGNGSDTFVYESLKDSLVTPGARDVITDFKPGEDLIDLSSLAEFDGVILGAGDHFDYKASGAQLLFDSEAGILYGNVDSDNYSDFAIELIGVDSLEASDFMLVA, from the coding sequence ATGCGTAAAAACATTCAGCACAAGCTTGAGGATTATTTCCTCAGGGAACGGTATCTGCCGGAGGAAAGCCAGGAATTTCTGAAAGACTCAGCCGAATATGCTGTTCCGGCGACGGATTCGGCTTCTGCGGGTACCGCGATTGCCACCGGGTACAAAACAGATGCCGGCAATATCTCCTGGGCCAGCGGAGATCCGGAAAACGGTGAACTGACGACCATCGCGGAAACCCTGCGCAGTGAGGAAGGTTTCGCCATAGGCGTGGTGAGCACGGTCCCGTTTTCACATGCGACGCCGGCTGTTTTTGTCAGTCACGATGTCAATCGCGGCAACAAGTACGACATAGCCCATGAAATCCTGTTCGAGACGCAGCCCGACGTGGTGATCGGCAGTGGTTACGAGAACAGCTATTTCGCGAGGACAAAAACAGTCGATGAAAATGGAAACGACTACAACGACGACTACGACTCGTTCGTAAACGGCACCGACGGTACGGATTATGTTTTCGTCCAGCGCGATGAAGATCTGGACGGCGGTGACCTTCTCATGGAAGCGGCAAACAGCGTGGATCTGCAGGCAGGTGAAAAACTGTTCGGTTTGTTCGGGACGTCCGGTGGAAATTTCGAATACTACGACGTGGACGATAACCCCGGCAGCCCGTCGATTACCAGAGACGGCGACGGCGACGGAGTTGACGAGGACCCGACCCTCGCCGAGGCCACGATTGCCGCCCTGACGGTGCTCGACCAGGACGAAGACGGCTTTTTCGTGATGATCGAGCAGGGCGACATCGACTGGAACAACCATGCCAACGACTACGAGAACATGATCGGCAGTGTGTACGATCTCGACCAGGCGGTAAGGGTGGTAGAAGCATATGTCGATATCGAGGGTGATGACATGGACTGGTCGAACACGCTGGTCATTGTGACGAGCGATCACTCCAACAGCTATATGAGGACCAATGAAGAGCTGGGCATTGGCGATCTTCCCAGTCAGGAGGGTTCGCCCTATGACTTTACCTATCCTAACGGAGAAGTGACCTACGGAACGACCGGCCATACCAACGAACTGGTGACGCTTCAGGCGCGCGGTGCGGGCGCTGAACTTTTCGAGGAATACGCCGGCAGCTGGTACGAGGGGACGTCGATCGTCGACAACACCCAGATCTACGACGTTATGCTGCGGGCGGCTCAGGAAGAAGGCGTCGAGCACGTCATCCTGTTCATCGGCGACGGCATGAACGTCGAGCACGAAATGGCAGCCAGTCGCTATCTCTACGGCGACGACCAGTCCCTCGCCTGGGATGACTGGGGCACCGAGGAAATCGGAGGCTATGCTGGCTATTCATCGACCTGGGACATCAACACCTATAATCGCTATGCGGACGAGGTGGGCGCAGAAGCGTACCATCCCGTTACGTTCAATCCTCTTGTTGGCTACAATCCGAAGCGTGGCGGCGAGGTTCCCTATCCTCTGGAATCGGACAGCTTTTTCGGGCACAGGAGGGGGCAGACCATCATCGGCTCGAAAAATGACGAGCAGCTGATCGGTGACGAGAACGATAACCGTATTCTCGGACTGAAGGGAGACGATGTTCTGAACGGAGGACTCGGGGCAGACAGGCTGAGGGGCGGAAACGGTTCGGACACCTTTGTCTACGAGTCATTGAAAGACAGTCTTGTCACACCAGGTGCGCGGGATGTGATTACCGATTTTAAACCCGGCGAGGATCTCATCGATCTTTCTTCACTCGCTGAATTCGACGGCGTCATTCTCGGCGCGGGAGATCATTTTGATTACAAGGCCTCGGGCGCCCAACTGCTTTTCGACAGCGAAGCAGGGATTCTCTATGGCAACGTCGACAGCGACAACTATTCGGACTTTGCTATCGAACTGATCGGTGTCGATTCGCTTGAAGCAAGCGATTTTATGCTGGTGGCTTGA